A region of Selenomonadales bacterium 4137-cl DNA encodes the following proteins:
- the cobS gene encoding adenosylcobinamide-GDP ribazoletransferase, with translation MDKFLTALQFLTRIRLVSQDTVAPETFGAAVRYFPLVGAVIGAILAAACRLADHNLPIHTLAAGLILLEIFLTGGLHCDGLMDSADGLMSGRSRERMLEIMKDSRVGAHGVIAFVALILVKWSLLLDLLTASPAPAAPLAALFAMPVLGRLAMVIVITSYPYARPEGIGKAFAVYAGRPALYIAAATAALLVAPLGPAGLAALATAALFAVAFGRYATRALGGLTGDTYGAVAETTEVIVLLIFVLFRNSCFW, from the coding sequence ATGGACAAATTTCTCACCGCCCTGCAGTTCCTCACCCGCATCCGGCTCGTCAGCCAGGACACCGTGGCGCCGGAAACCTTCGGCGCCGCCGTCAGATACTTCCCCCTCGTCGGCGCGGTCATCGGCGCCATCCTCGCCGCGGCCTGCCGCCTTGCCGACCACAACCTGCCCATCCACACCCTCGCCGCCGGCCTCATTCTCCTGGAAATCTTCCTCACCGGCGGCCTCCACTGCGACGGCCTCATGGACAGCGCCGACGGCCTCATGTCCGGCCGCTCCCGTGAGCGGATGCTGGAAATCATGAAAGACAGCCGGGTGGGGGCCCACGGCGTCATCGCCTTCGTCGCCCTCATCCTCGTCAAATGGTCGCTGCTCCTCGACCTCCTGACAGCAAGTCCCGCGCCGGCGGCTCCCCTCGCAGCCCTCTTTGCCATGCCGGTGCTGGGTCGACTGGCAATGGTTATCGTCATAACGTCATATCCTTACGCCAGGCCGGAGGGCATCGGCAAAGCCTTCGCCGTCTACGCCGGCCGTCCCGCCCTCTACATCGCCGCCGCCACCGCCGCCCTGCTCGTCGCCCCCCTCGGCCCGGCCGGTCTGGCCGCCCTGGCCACGGCCGCCCTTTTCGCCGTAGCCTTCGGCCGCTACGCCACCCGCGCGCTCGGCGGCCTCACCGGCGACACCTACGGCGCCGTCGCCGAAACGACCGAAGTTATCGTGCTATTAATCTTCGTTCTCTTCAGGAACAGCTGCTTCTGGTAA
- the cobU gene encoding bifunctional adenosylcobinamide kinase/adenosylcobinamide-phosphate guanylyltransferase, giving the protein MSGKIVLVTGGARSGKSAFAEKYVAALGVPVAYIATAETLDAEMAARVALHRARRPASWQTYEAPRAAHQALGRAAEAAGAVLFDCLTVYVANLLLDPAAAATAEERHSQITGEIARLAAAARTVSATVVFVTNEVGAGIVPDNALAREYRDLAGLANQRLAAVADEVYLVVSGIAVDIKKLATTIPTV; this is encoded by the coding sequence ATGAGCGGCAAGATCGTCCTTGTCACTGGCGGCGCCCGCAGCGGCAAATCGGCCTTCGCCGAAAAATACGTCGCCGCCCTCGGCGTTCCCGTGGCCTACATCGCCACCGCCGAAACGCTCGACGCCGAAATGGCGGCCCGCGTCGCCCTCCATCGCGCCCGCCGGCCCGCCTCCTGGCAGACCTACGAGGCCCCCCGGGCGGCCCACCAGGCTCTTGGCCGGGCGGCCGAAGCCGCCGGCGCCGTCCTGTTCGACTGCCTCACCGTCTATGTTGCCAATCTCCTGCTCGACCCCGCCGCCGCCGCCACCGCGGAGGAACGGCACAGCCAGATCACGGGCGAAATCGCCAGACTGGCAGCCGCCGCCCGCACCGTATCCGCCACCGTCGTCTTCGTCACCAACGAAGTCGGCGCCGGTATCGTCCCCGACAACGCCCTGGCCCGCGAATACCGCGACCTGGCCGGCCTGGCGAACCAGCGGCTTGCTGCCGTCGCCGACGAAGTTTACTTAGTGGTGAGCGGTATCGCCGTTGATATAAAAAAACTTGCGACAACTATTCCAACCGTCTAG
- the cbiB gene encoding adenosylcobinamide-phosphate synthase CbiB translates to MLSTAKYLPGLALVLDTVIGDPRTPWHPVVLIGNLIAALEKRLLSPAAAPGAKRLAGFVLVLAVLAVSFAVSWAALAALAALHPLAGLGGGALLLAFAITPRSLAEAGREIQTLLEAGDLDEARRKVGWIVGRDTAGLDSAEITRATVETVAENITDGIIAPLFYAALGGAPLALLYRAVNTLDSMVGYKNDKYRDFGLAAARTDDAFNYIPARVTGVLVIAAAFLTGCDARGAARAIRRDAARHPSPNSGIPEAGVAGALGVRLGGLNYYGGVSSQRATMGDPRRPLAPGDIALTVRMMYTATALFAAIITVLIV, encoded by the coding sequence ATGCTGAGCACCGCCAAATACCTGCCCGGCCTCGCCCTCGTCCTCGACACCGTCATCGGCGACCCGCGGACGCCCTGGCACCCTGTGGTCCTTATCGGCAACCTCATCGCCGCCCTCGAAAAGCGCCTCCTGAGCCCCGCCGCCGCGCCGGGCGCCAAGCGCCTCGCCGGCTTCGTCCTCGTCCTCGCCGTCCTCGCCGTCAGCTTCGCCGTTTCCTGGGCGGCGCTGGCCGCCCTCGCCGCCCTTCACCCCCTGGCCGGTCTCGGCGGCGGCGCACTGCTGCTGGCCTTCGCCATCACGCCCCGCAGCCTGGCCGAAGCCGGCCGCGAAATTCAGACCCTGCTCGAAGCCGGCGACCTCGACGAAGCCCGGCGCAAGGTCGGCTGGATCGTCGGCCGCGACACCGCCGGCCTCGATAGCGCCGAAATAACCCGCGCCACCGTCGAAACGGTCGCCGAAAACATCACCGACGGCATCATCGCCCCCTTATTTTACGCCGCCCTCGGCGGCGCCCCCCTCGCCCTCCTCTACCGCGCCGTCAACACCCTCGACTCGATGGTCGGCTACAAAAACGACAAATATCGCGACTTCGGCCTGGCAGCGGCCAGGACCGACGACGCGTTCAACTACATCCCAGCCCGCGTAACCGGCGTGCTGGTAATCGCCGCCGCCTTCCTGACCGGCTGCGACGCCCGCGGCGCCGCCCGCGCCATCCGGCGGGACGCCGCCAGGCATCCCAGCCCCAACAGCGGCATCCCCGAAGCCGGCGTCGCCGGCGCTCTCGGCGTCCGGCTCGGCGGGCTCAACTATTACGGCGGCGTATCCTCGCAGCGGGCCACGATGGGCGACCCGCGCCGCCCGCTCGCGCCCGGCGACATCGCCCTCACCGTCAGAATGATGTACACCGCCACCGCTCTGTTCGCGGCCATAATTACCGTACTTATCGTATAA
- a CDS encoding GHMP kinase, with amino-acid sequence MMTATVRAPGSCGELVQGTLDGVNFLITCPVDLYAEVTVAPGPAGPAAAGDKTVTAVLRTWDYLGVAREPFAVAARSDLPQGKGMASSSADIAAACQAAALAAGRRLAAAEIADIALAIEPTDGIFFPGIVMFDHVRGLIRRPLGAPPPMNVLIFDAGGRIDTLEFNRRADLAALNAVKEDVVRRAVDLVSRGLATGDCALIGQAATLSALANQAILAKPALPDVIAIAGRHGAVGVNTAHSGTVLGVLFPGRPAPAAAEACRDDIVRACPGLRFLGVASLISGGLTVIEEGSR; translated from the coding sequence ATGATGACAGCAACCGTCCGCGCTCCCGGCTCGTGCGGCGAACTCGTCCAGGGCACCCTGGACGGCGTCAACTTCCTCATAACCTGCCCGGTCGACCTCTACGCCGAGGTCACCGTCGCCCCCGGCCCCGCCGGACCGGCGGCCGCCGGCGACAAAACCGTCACCGCCGTCCTCCGGACATGGGATTACCTCGGCGTCGCCCGAGAACCCTTCGCCGTCGCCGCCCGTTCCGACCTGCCCCAGGGCAAGGGCATGGCCTCGTCCAGCGCCGACATCGCCGCCGCCTGCCAGGCGGCCGCCCTAGCCGCCGGCCGTCGCCTCGCCGCCGCCGAAATCGCCGACATCGCCCTCGCCATTGAACCGACCGACGGCATCTTCTTCCCCGGCATCGTCATGTTCGACCATGTCCGCGGCCTCATCCGCCGCCCCCTCGGCGCCCCGCCGCCCATGAACGTCCTCATCTTCGACGCCGGCGGCCGCATCGACACCCTTGAATTCAACCGCCGCGCCGATCTGGCCGCCCTCAACGCCGTCAAGGAAGACGTAGTCCGCCGGGCGGTCGACCTCGTCAGCCGCGGCCTTGCCACCGGCGACTGCGCCCTCATCGGCCAGGCCGCCACCCTCAGCGCCCTCGCCAACCAGGCCATCCTCGCCAAACCCGCGCTCCCCGACGTCATCGCCATCGCCGGCCGCCACGGCGCGGTCGGCGTCAACACCGCCCATAGCGGCACCGTCCTCGGCGTCCTCTTCCCCGGCCGGCCTGCGCCCGCCGCGGCCGAAGCCTGCCGGGACGACATCGTCCGTGCCTGCCCCGGCCTCCGCTTCCTGGGCGTCGCCAGCCTCATTTCCGGCGGGCTCACCGTCATCGAGGAGGGAAGCCGATGA
- a CDS encoding cobyric acid synthase produces MAKSIMLQGTSSHVGKSVLATALCRIFRQDGQRVAPFKAQNMALNSYVTKSGGEMGRAQVAQAEAAGLEPAVEMNPVLLKPTGNASSQVVVLGRPVGNMSAVQYHAGYSRELLAVVEQSLRALQAAYDVVVIEGAGSPAEVNLKANDIVNMRIAKLAPAPVLLIADIDRGGALASIVGTLELLEPDERDLVKGIIINKFRGDIALLKPAVDFLAARTGKPVVGVIPHLDDLGIDDEDSVSLDDKRSGAGEGRGAADIDIAVLRLPKISNFTDFSALAGEPGVAVRYVAAGQRLGSPDLVILPGSKNTTEDLLWLRAQGFDRDIARLVGAGTPVVGICGGYQMLGREVRDPDHTESAHDRTAGLGLLDAVTTFAADKITHQVTAACEANPFLGLGFTAGSLAGYEIHMGRTEFLTPATAAFTISGRSGGPASERDGAVRDDGLVMGTYIHGIFDNDDFRRAVIDALRARRGLAPLAAGADTRGHKERSYDRLAAHVRAHLDMDLIYRILGAPC; encoded by the coding sequence ATGGCAAAATCAATCATGCTTCAAGGCACCTCCTCCCACGTCGGCAAATCCGTCCTCGCCACCGCCCTGTGCCGGATCTTCCGACAGGACGGCCAGCGCGTCGCGCCCTTCAAGGCCCAGAACATGGCCCTCAATTCGTATGTCACCAAAAGCGGCGGCGAAATGGGGCGGGCCCAGGTGGCCCAGGCCGAGGCCGCAGGATTGGAGCCGGCGGTCGAAATGAACCCTGTCCTCCTCAAACCGACCGGCAACGCTTCTTCCCAGGTCGTCGTTCTCGGCCGTCCGGTCGGCAACATGTCGGCCGTCCAGTACCACGCCGGCTACAGCCGCGAGCTGCTCGCCGTCGTCGAACAGTCGCTGCGCGCCCTCCAGGCCGCCTACGACGTCGTCGTCATCGAAGGCGCCGGCAGCCCGGCCGAAGTCAACCTCAAAGCCAACGACATCGTCAACATGCGGATCGCCAAGCTCGCGCCCGCCCCCGTGCTGCTCATCGCCGACATCGACCGCGGCGGGGCGTTGGCCTCAATCGTCGGCACCCTCGAACTCCTTGAGCCCGACGAACGCGACCTCGTCAAAGGCATCATCATCAACAAATTCCGCGGCGACATCGCCCTCCTTAAGCCGGCGGTCGACTTCCTCGCCGCCAGAACCGGCAAACCCGTCGTCGGCGTCATCCCCCATCTCGACGACCTCGGCATCGACGACGAAGACTCCGTCTCCCTCGACGACAAGCGGAGCGGGGCAGGGGAGGGGCGAGGGGCCGCAGACATCGACATCGCCGTCCTCCGCCTGCCGAAAATCTCCAACTTCACCGACTTCTCCGCCCTCGCCGGCGAACCGGGCGTCGCCGTCCGCTACGTTGCCGCCGGCCAGCGGCTCGGCAGCCCCGACCTCGTCATCCTTCCCGGCAGCAAAAACACCACCGAGGACCTCCTGTGGCTGCGCGCCCAGGGCTTCGACCGCGACATCGCCCGCCTCGTCGGCGCCGGCACCCCCGTTGTCGGCATCTGCGGCGGCTACCAGATGCTCGGCCGCGAAGTCCGCGACCCCGACCACACCGAATCGGCCCACGACCGCACCGCCGGCCTCGGCCTCCTCGACGCCGTCACCACCTTCGCCGCCGACAAAATAACCCACCAGGTCACCGCCGCCTGCGAAGCCAACCCCTTCCTCGGCCTGGGCTTCACCGCCGGCAGCCTCGCCGGCTACGAAATCCACATGGGCCGCACCGAATTCCTCACCCCCGCCACCGCCGCCTTCACCATCTCCGGCCGCTCCGGCGGTCCCGCCAGCGAACGCGACGGCGCGGTCCGCGACGACGGCCTCGTCATGGGCACCTACATCCACGGCATCTTCGACAACGACGACTTCCGGCGGGCAGTGATCGACGCCCTCCGCGCCCGCAGGGGCCTCGCCCCCCTCGCGGCCGGCGCCGACACCCGCGGCCACAAGGAGCGCAGCTACGACCGCCTGGCCGCCCACGTCCGCGCCCACCTCGACATGGACCTCATCTACCGCATCCTCGGTGCCCCATGCTGA